The Lacrimispora xylanolytica genome has a segment encoding these proteins:
- a CDS encoding YitT family protein, translating into MKVFRQEYSPKELGIDLLCDIAGAFLFNIGIYNFALNAEFAPVGVSGIALILRHLFGLPMGIMTIILNIPIVLVSYKLLGRRFLLRSMKSMVIFALVLDYIVPYLPVYNGNPLYASACTGIFTGLGLTIVYLRNCSTGGTDFLVMAIRKIFPHFTIGQISLVIDAIVILLGGLVFRNVDAVILGLLSSIVTTMAIDKIMYGLGAGKLVFVVTDHEREVALRIEEATGRGCTFLHGQGSFSLDDKKIVMCACNNSQVVPIRRAIHEVDSGAFLIITDSNEVYGEGFKEIGGQW; encoded by the coding sequence ATGAAGGTATTTCGGCAGGAATACTCGCCAAAAGAATTAGGAATTGACTTGTTGTGCGACATAGCGGGAGCATTTTTATTTAATATTGGTATCTATAACTTTGCCTTAAATGCAGAGTTCGCACCGGTAGGTGTTTCCGGTATTGCATTGATACTTCGCCACTTATTCGGTCTGCCTATGGGAATCATGACCATTATCTTAAACATTCCCATTGTGCTTGTAAGCTATAAGCTTCTTGGCAGACGCTTTTTGCTCCGTTCCATGAAAAGCATGGTCATCTTTGCTCTGGTGCTGGACTACATCGTTCCTTATCTACCAGTGTATAATGGAAATCCACTTTATGCCTCAGCCTGTACCGGTATCTTTACTGGTTTAGGCCTTACGATCGTCTATTTGAGGAACTGCTCCACTGGAGGAACCGATTTCCTGGTCATGGCCATACGTAAGATATTTCCTCATTTTACCATCGGTCAGATCTCACTTGTCATTGATGCCATTGTCATACTTTTAGGCGGTCTTGTGTTCCGTAATGTTGATGCGGTCATTCTTGGCCTCCTTTCCTCTATCGTGACCACCATGGCCATTGATAAAATCATGTATGGACTGGGTGCAGGAAAACTGGTCTTTGTCGTGACGGATCATGAACGTGAGGTGGCCCTTCGCATCGAAGAAGCCACCGGAAGAGGCTGTACCTTTCTTCATGGACAAGGCTCATTCTCATTAGATGACAAGAAAATCGTGATGTGCGCCTGTAACAACAGCCAGGTGGTTCCCATACGTAGAGCCATTCATGAAGTGGATTCAGGTGCGTTTCTAATCATAACGGATTCCAATGAAGTGTACGGGGAAGGCTTTAAGGAAATTGGCGGTCAGTGGTAA
- a CDS encoding U-box domain-containing protein 56, with the protein MFNQDIYDLLEAEFEKNHIEEDVEEVLLDLSEALADKGIMDKQITLKESYGKTAIEAVGICSEEEDEVTVLIKQVKIGNKEFEIEDYFL; encoded by the coding sequence ATGTTCAATCAGGATATTTACGATTTGCTGGAAGCAGAATTCGAAAAGAACCACATCGAAGAAGACGTGGAGGAAGTGTTGCTGGATTTATCGGAGGCTTTGGCAGACAAAGGAATTATGGATAAACAAATCACTTTAAAGGAATCCTATGGTAAGACGGCTATTGAAGCGGTAGGAATCTGCTCAGAGGAAGAGGATGAAGTTACCGTATTGATCAAGCAGGTAAAGATAGGCAATAAAGAATTTGAAATTGAGGATTATTTTCTATAA
- a CDS encoding RsmB/NOP family class I SAM-dependent RNA methyltransferase, giving the protein MIQLPEAFREKMKRLLKEEYDSFIDSYEMERVQGLRRNPIKITQEEFERLSPFHLKKIPWVKEGYYYSGQERPGKHPYHEAGLYYIQEPSAMAVVELLDPRPGETILDLCAAPGGKTTHIAGRLKGEGFLVSNEIHPARAKILSQNVERLGVKNGVVTNEDSHSLSQYFPEFFDRIVVDAPCSGEGMFRKDEAARLQWSPDHVNLCAKRQGEILLNAAAMLKPGGVLVYSTCTFSPEENEQVIEEFLLSNDDFSIEDMGERQGLSEGRPEWSKTGRKDLKKTFRIWPHKTEGEGHYLAVLKKADRDSGKIKRTEPEYCKDALIIKEAEKFFQDILVDPASYLIRKEYILFGDQLYLISPEMIQFKGMKVLRPGLHIGTIKKNRLEPSHALALALKKEEIRQWVDLPAAGGEIIRYLKGETLSEDGLSGAQLEKKGWVLMNVDGYSIGFAKLAGGILKNHYPKGLRWM; this is encoded by the coding sequence ATGATTCAATTACCCGAGGCATTCAGGGAAAAAATGAAACGACTACTGAAAGAAGAATACGATTCTTTTATTGATAGCTATGAGATGGAACGGGTTCAGGGACTAAGAAGGAATCCCATAAAGATCACCCAGGAGGAGTTTGAACGCCTGTCCCCCTTTCACTTAAAAAAGATTCCCTGGGTCAAAGAAGGATATTACTACAGCGGCCAGGAACGACCGGGAAAGCATCCATATCATGAGGCAGGCCTTTATTATATTCAGGAGCCCAGTGCCATGGCCGTGGTGGAGCTTTTAGATCCAAGACCAGGAGAGACCATACTTGATTTATGTGCAGCGCCTGGGGGAAAGACAACCCATATCGCCGGCAGACTGAAAGGAGAAGGATTTCTGGTCAGCAATGAGATTCATCCTGCCAGAGCTAAGATTCTTTCCCAGAATGTGGAGCGCCTTGGCGTTAAAAATGGTGTGGTAACCAACGAAGATTCTCATAGCCTGTCTCAATACTTTCCTGAATTTTTTGACCGGATTGTGGTAGATGCCCCTTGTTCTGGAGAAGGAATGTTCCGAAAGGATGAAGCAGCAAGACTTCAGTGGTCTCCAGATCATGTGAATCTCTGTGCAAAACGTCAGGGGGAGATTCTTTTAAATGCCGCAGCAATGCTGAAGCCTGGCGGTGTACTGGTTTATTCCACCTGTACCTTCTCTCCAGAAGAGAATGAGCAGGTCATCGAAGAATTTCTATTATCCAATGATGATTTTTCCATTGAGGATATGGGAGAACGTCAGGGGCTTTCTGAGGGCCGCCCGGAGTGGAGTAAGACTGGCCGGAAGGATTTAAAGAAGACTTTTCGCATCTGGCCTCATAAGACAGAAGGAGAAGGCCATTATCTGGCTGTATTAAAAAAAGCAGACCGGGATAGTGGTAAGATCAAGAGAACAGAACCGGAGTACTGTAAAGATGCGTTGATCATAAAGGAAGCGGAGAAGTTCTTTCAGGATATTCTTGTTGATCCGGCTTCCTATCTCATTCGCAAGGAATACATTCTCTTTGGAGACCAGTTATATCTCATTTCTCCGGAGATGATTCAGTTTAAAGGCATGAAAGTCCTGCGGCCAGGTCTTCATATCGGAACGATAAAAAAGAACCGCCTGGAGCCTTCCCATGCATTGGCTCTCGCTTTAAAAAAGGAAGAGATCAGGCAATGGGTAGATCTGCCGGCGGCTGGCGGTGAAATCATACGGTATCTAAAAGGAGAAACTCTCTCAGAAGATGGGCTGTCAGGAGCCCAGCTTGAGAAAAAGGGCTGGGTTCTTATGAATGTAGATGGATATTCCATTGGATTTGCTAAGCTGGCGGGTGGAATTCTTAAAAATCATTATCCCAAAGGCCTTCGGTGGATGTAA
- a CDS encoding tyrosine-protein phosphatase: MKESEINSYGRIRLEKLPNTRDLGGIRTIDKRSILPRRLIRSGTLFEATTGDIQILSEECRVGTVIDFRTETERKQKPDPEIPGILNIFNPILDEKTVGITMEEEEAKEKKELFSGIINHAASLGGKPESYITKLYEDLVLSDSAAKQYGRFFDLLLEADDRAVLWHCSAGKDRVGIGTALLLSALSVDRETIVKDFVLTNAYVMDGAEAVATMVRKSTGDHVLADCVRVLLTVSEEYINQAFHAIDSCYGTIDSYLTKRLGLSEEKKNLLRQKFLTAGLAE, translated from the coding sequence ATGAAAGAATCAGAAATTAACAGCTACGGACGAATCCGTCTTGAGAAGCTTCCCAATACAAGAGATTTGGGTGGAATTAGGACCATAGACAAAAGGAGCATTCTTCCCAGAAGGCTGATACGAAGCGGCACCTTATTTGAAGCCACGACTGGTGATATTCAGATTCTGTCTGAGGAATGTAGAGTTGGTACTGTCATTGATTTTAGAACAGAGACAGAACGTAAGCAAAAGCCTGATCCGGAGATTCCGGGAATATTAAATATATTCAATCCCATTCTTGATGAAAAAACAGTAGGCATTACCATGGAAGAAGAGGAAGCAAAAGAGAAAAAAGAATTATTTTCAGGAATTATTAATCATGCGGCGTCCCTTGGAGGGAAACCGGAATCATATATCACAAAGCTTTATGAGGATCTTGTACTCAGCGATTCTGCAGCAAAGCAGTACGGCCGTTTCTTTGATTTGTTATTAGAAGCGGATGACCGGGCTGTGCTCTGGCACTGTAGTGCAGGAAAAGACCGGGTAGGAATTGGAACAGCACTCTTATTATCGGCACTGTCCGTGGACCGTGAGACCATTGTAAAGGATTTTGTGCTGACAAATGCTTATGTGATGGATGGGGCAGAAGCGGTAGCCACCATGGTCAGAAAGAGTACCGGAGACCATGTACTGGCTGACTGTGTCCGTGTTCTCTTAACGGTATCGGAAGAGTATATTAATCAGGCATTCCATGCCATTGATTCCTGCTACGGTACCATAGATTCCTATCTTACAAAACGGCTTGGTCTGTCTGAGGAAAAAAAGAATCTGTTAAGACAAAAGTTTCTAACTGCCGGTTTGGCGGAATAA
- a CDS encoding D-alanyl-D-alanine carboxypeptidase family protein, giving the protein MRHVIRAFLAAAFVLLLVLGTVVFQLKETRTVNGKVTVEEDKVQQSVQTKDELNLYAQSAVLMDASTGRVLYGKNEDIIRPMASTTKIMTCIIALEYGNLSDEVIASQNAASQPKVHLGVYKGEKFLLKDLLYSLMLESHNDAAMMIAEHVGGSMEGFAQMMNQKARDLGCSNTYFITPNGLDAKEEKDGQVKEHSTTAADLARIMNYCIGQSPKKEEFLEITGTQNYSFQDLDRKRNFSCINHNALLNSMNGAFSGKTGFTGGAGYSYVGALKDDGRVFTIALLGCGWPPHKTYKWSDARKLFQYGLDRYRYKDVFQETRFDDIYVKNGVPTSGRLEDPVMISCGISDSEEKSLKMLLADDEKITVEAEIPKELKAPVTKGQTVGSVVYRLNGEVLKSYPVCLKEGADRLTPLWYAKTIIKDYLSMPGVKSIFPFY; this is encoded by the coding sequence ATGAGGCATGTCATAAGAGCATTTCTGGCGGCCGCCTTTGTTCTGCTTCTGGTACTAGGAACTGTGGTGTTTCAGCTGAAAGAAACAAGGACTGTCAATGGAAAAGTAACAGTAGAAGAAGATAAAGTACAACAGTCCGTCCAGACAAAGGATGAATTAAACCTTTATGCTCAGTCTGCGGTATTAATGGATGCCTCGACGGGCCGCGTCTTATATGGGAAGAATGAGGACATTATTCGTCCCATGGCAAGTACAACAAAGATTATGACCTGTATTATCGCCCTGGAGTATGGAAATCTTTCCGATGAGGTAATTGCAAGTCAGAATGCAGCATCTCAGCCAAAGGTTCATCTTGGAGTTTACAAAGGAGAAAAATTCCTTTTAAAAGACCTTCTTTACAGCCTGATGCTGGAATCCCACAACGATGCTGCAATGATGATTGCAGAGCATGTGGGCGGCAGTATGGAGGGCTTTGCCCAGATGATGAATCAAAAGGCAAGAGATTTGGGATGCAGCAATACATATTTTATTACGCCAAATGGACTGGACGCCAAGGAAGAAAAAGATGGACAGGTGAAAGAGCATTCCACTACTGCGGCAGACCTTGCCAGAATCATGAATTACTGTATCGGACAGTCTCCGAAAAAAGAGGAATTCTTAGAGATCACAGGAACCCAGAATTATTCCTTTCAGGATCTGGACCGAAAAAGAAATTTCAGCTGCATCAATCATAATGCACTTTTAAACTCTATGAACGGCGCCTTTTCCGGAAAAACCGGTTTCACTGGAGGAGCCGGATATTCCTATGTGGGGGCCTTAAAAGACGATGGAAGAGTATTTACCATCGCACTATTAGGCTGCGGCTGGCCGCCCCACAAAACCTACAAGTGGTCCGATGCCAGAAAGCTGTTCCAGTACGGACTGGATCGTTACCGTTATAAAGATGTATTTCAGGAGACCCGATTTGATGATATATATGTAAAAAATGGAGTCCCCACATCCGGACGGCTGGAAGACCCGGTCATGATCTCCTGTGGAATCAGTGATTCTGAGGAGAAAAGCTTAAAAATGCTTTTGGCTGATGATGAGAAAATAACGGTGGAGGCAGAAATTCCAAAGGAATTAAAGGCACCTGTCACAAAAGGTCAGACCGTTGGGTCCGTGGTATACCGATTAAATGGAGAAGTATTAAAAAGCTATCCAGTTTGTTTGAAGGAGGGCGCAGACCGATTGACCCCTCTTTGGTATGCAAAGACCATTATAAAAGATTATCTGTCCATGCCAGGTGTTAAATCAATATTTCCTTTCTATTAG
- a CDS encoding RluA family pseudouridine synthase, which translates to MKMTMTYPMSNTQTDKTVERFLLEQGYSQKLIRHLRNTENGLTIDKTLVYTTHKLKEGEILSVFISEEDSSENIVPTKMPLHIVFEDEHLLVVNKDAGVPIHPSQGNFDNTLANGIACYFKEKGENFIYRAINRLDRDTTGLLILAKNPLSACILSDMVKKREISRRYLAVVCGKLPEQGIIDAPISRVDGSTIERCTGQGGEEARTHYRRLYYDSASDHSLAGLKLETGRTHQIRVHLKSIGFPLPGDFLYHPDYRYIKRQALHSFRLSFLHPIKKVPLFFEAPIPEDMKFLGFTSTEGLWDNDF; encoded by the coding sequence ATGAAAATGACGATGACTTATCCTATGAGTAATACCCAAACTGATAAAACGGTGGAGCGGTTTCTTCTGGAACAGGGCTACTCTCAGAAGCTCATCCGCCACCTGCGGAATACAGAAAACGGATTGACCATTGACAAAACCCTTGTCTATACCACCCATAAACTAAAAGAAGGAGAAATACTTTCCGTCTTTATCTCAGAAGAAGATAGTTCTGAAAACATTGTTCCCACAAAAATGCCTCTTCATATCGTATTTGAGGATGAACACCTTTTGGTTGTGAATAAAGATGCCGGCGTCCCAATTCACCCTTCACAGGGAAATTTTGATAATACTCTAGCCAACGGCATTGCCTGTTACTTTAAAGAAAAGGGGGAGAACTTTATATACCGGGCCATAAACCGGCTGGACCGGGATACCACAGGACTTTTGATCCTGGCAAAAAATCCGTTAAGCGCATGCATTCTGTCTGATATGGTTAAAAAACGTGAGATCAGCCGCAGATACCTTGCAGTTGTCTGCGGGAAACTCCCGGAACAGGGAATCATAGATGCCCCTATAAGCCGGGTTGATGGTTCCACCATTGAACGCTGTACCGGTCAGGGAGGAGAGGAAGCCCGTACCCACTATCGGCGGCTCTATTACGACTCTGCATCGGATCACTCCCTGGCAGGGCTTAAGCTTGAGACTGGACGGACTCATCAGATCCGGGTTCACTTAAAGTCCATTGGATTTCCTCTTCCAGGTGATTTTTTATATCACCCCGATTACCGGTATATCAAACGCCAGGCACTCCACTCCTTTCGTCTAAGCTTTCTTCATCCAATCAAAAAGGTGCCCCTGTTCTTTGAGGCACCCATTCCGGAAGATATGAAGTTTTTAGGTTTTACATCCACCGAAGGCCTTTGGGATAATGATTTTTAA
- a CDS encoding cob(I)yrinic acid a,c-diamide adenosyltransferase — translation MMKSCIHIYCGDGKGKTTAAIGLSVRASGCGKKVLVTRFLKTDHSGEVKVLDAIPGITVTPCERSFGFFTRMTEEQKKEAAVYYSQLLASTLEKAVNEEYDLLVMDEIMAVCNYGLVDEEVVRKFLVDRPKGLEVVLTGRNPSKELTDLADYVSEIHKIKHPYDQGLNARKGIEY, via the coding sequence ATGATGAAGTCCTGTATACACATTTATTGCGGTGATGGAAAAGGGAAGACAACGGCAGCCATAGGCCTTTCTGTGCGGGCCTCAGGGTGTGGGAAGAAAGTACTTGTCACCCGCTTTTTAAAGACGGATCATTCGGGTGAAGTGAAGGTTTTAGATGCCATACCTGGAATTACGGTTACACCCTGTGAACGAAGCTTTGGCTTTTTTACCAGAATGACAGAGGAACAAAAAAAGGAAGCAGCAGTCTATTATTCCCAGCTCCTTGCTTCTACCTTAGAAAAGGCTGTTAATGAAGAATATGATCTTTTGGTCATGGATGAGATCATGGCAGTATGTAACTATGGATTGGTAGATGAGGAAGTGGTCCGAAAGTTTCTGGTGGATCGTCCGAAAGGACTGGAGGTTGTCCTTACGGGAAGAAATCCATCAAAAGAGCTTACGGATCTGGCTGATTATGTATCGGAAATTCATAAAATCAAACATCCTTATGATCAGGGCTTAAATGCGAGAAAAGGAATTGAATATTAA
- a CDS encoding DUF1292 domain-containing protein — protein MAQDANLEHDEMESQEEMTVTLTLDDGSELECVVLTIFTAGERDYIALLPMDGPEAEEGEVYLYRYSESEDGQPDLQNIEDDDEYEIVADAFDQLLDEAEYDELVGEDEE, from the coding sequence ATGGCACAGGATGCTAATTTAGAGCACGACGAGATGGAATCCCAGGAGGAGATGACTGTAACACTTACCTTGGATGACGGATCAGAGCTGGAGTGCGTAGTACTTACCATTTTTACAGCAGGGGAAAGAGACTACATCGCACTTCTACCAATGGATGGCCCTGAGGCAGAAGAAGGAGAAGTATATCTATATCGTTATTCTGAAAGTGAAGACGGACAGCCAGATCTTCAGAATATTGAAGATGATGATGAATATGAGATCGTTGCAGATGCCTTTGACCAATTACTGGACGAAGCAGAATATGATGAGCTGGTAGGCGAAGACGAGGAATAA
- a CDS encoding DNA polymerase Y family protein, with the protein MEQNRLIFHIDVNSAFLSWESVDRLEKDPKALDLRTIPSAVGGDEKARHGIVLAKSIPAKKYGITTGEPLVHALKKCPELKIVPPHFDTYIRKSRQLMDILSDYTPDIEKFSIDEAFLDMTSTIHLFGPPLTVANQIRERVAKELGFTVNIGIAPNKLLAKMASDFKKPDMCHTLFSHEIEKKMWPLPIGELFFVGHSARKKMKSIGIHTIGELAACKVSYLKHLLGEKYAILIHNYACGIDHEPVEEREPLNKGYGNSTTLSRDIDDLEAACQVLLSLCETVGARLRQDRVLCDCVCVEIKDWDFHSQSHQMTLNNPTDSTSIIYETACKLIKDFWDKTPLRLIGVRTTKITDEGYCQLNLFESEQSRKRKEMEKAVDTIRNKFGTDSVKRASFLKEDSIVDHVSGKEKHYH; encoded by the coding sequence ATGGAACAAAACCGACTGATTTTTCACATTGATGTTAATTCTGCATTTTTAAGCTGGGAATCTGTAGACCGACTGGAAAAAGACCCAAAAGCTCTTGACTTACGCACCATTCCCTCCGCAGTAGGAGGCGATGAAAAAGCAAGACATGGAATCGTTCTGGCTAAATCCATACCAGCAAAAAAATATGGGATCACCACTGGAGAACCTCTCGTTCATGCCTTAAAAAAATGTCCTGAGCTTAAGATCGTACCGCCTCACTTTGATACTTATATCAGAAAATCCCGGCAGCTCATGGACATTTTGTCCGACTACACACCTGATATTGAAAAATTCAGCATTGACGAGGCCTTCCTTGATATGACTTCCACCATTCACTTATTCGGACCTCCTCTTACCGTAGCCAATCAGATACGGGAACGAGTGGCTAAGGAGCTTGGCTTTACCGTAAATATAGGAATTGCACCGAATAAGCTTCTGGCTAAGATGGCTTCAGACTTTAAAAAGCCAGATATGTGCCATACTCTGTTCTCCCATGAAATCGAGAAAAAGATGTGGCCCCTTCCCATTGGAGAGTTATTTTTTGTAGGGCATTCCGCCAGAAAAAAAATGAAAAGCATTGGCATTCACACCATCGGGGAGCTGGCTGCCTGTAAGGTCAGTTACTTAAAGCACCTTCTTGGAGAGAAATATGCCATTCTCATTCATAATTACGCTTGTGGGATTGATCATGAGCCTGTAGAGGAACGGGAGCCCTTGAATAAAGGATACGGAAACAGCACCACCCTTTCCAGGGATATTGACGATTTAGAGGCTGCCTGCCAGGTTTTACTGTCTTTATGTGAAACCGTAGGGGCCAGACTCCGTCAGGACCGCGTGCTGTGTGACTGTGTTTGTGTGGAGATAAAAGACTGGGATTTTCACAGCCAGTCTCATCAGATGACATTAAACAATCCTACGGATTCTACGTCCATCATTTATGAGACCGCCTGTAAACTGATAAAGGATTTCTGGGACAAGACTCCTCTGCGCCTGATCGGTGTCCGTACCACTAAAATTACGGACGAAGGATACTGCCAGCTGAATTTATTTGAATCGGAGCAGTCCAGAAAGAGAAAAGAGATGGAAAAGGCAGTTGACACCATACGTAATAAATTTGGAACGGACAGTGTAAAAAGAGCCAGCTTTTTAAAAGAAGACAGCATCGTTGACCATGTATCCGGAAAAGAGAAGCATTACCACTGA